A section of the Amycolatopsis sp. AA4 genome encodes:
- a CDS encoding response regulator transcription factor: MITVVVADDEPMVCAHLRTILGSAGDIEVVAQAGDGAEAVEEVVRHRPSVVLMDLRMPGVDGLAAIERICTLPEPPAVVALTTFDADTYVIRALRAGAAGFLVKSTPPEDLIGLVRVAADGHTVLSPSAARRLVALSADGHRRDDEARRRTAGLTERERDVLACLGEGLSNADIAARLHLAEATVKSYVSRMLVKLDCTNRTQAGLLAHEAGLVGR, translated from the coding sequence GTGATCACGGTCGTGGTGGCCGACGACGAGCCGATGGTGTGCGCGCACCTGCGCACGATCCTCGGTTCGGCCGGCGACATCGAGGTAGTCGCGCAGGCGGGGGACGGCGCGGAGGCGGTCGAGGAAGTGGTCCGGCACCGGCCTTCGGTGGTGCTGATGGACCTGCGGATGCCCGGCGTGGACGGGCTGGCCGCGATCGAGCGGATCTGCACGCTGCCGGAACCGCCCGCGGTCGTCGCGCTGACGACGTTCGACGCGGACACCTACGTCATCCGCGCCCTCCGCGCGGGCGCGGCCGGATTCCTGGTGAAGTCGACGCCGCCGGAGGACTTGATCGGCCTGGTCCGGGTCGCCGCGGACGGGCACACGGTGTTGTCGCCGTCCGCCGCGCGCCGGTTGGTCGCGTTGTCGGCGGACGGCCATCGCCGCGATGACGAAGCCCGCCGCCGGACCGCGGGGTTGACCGAGCGAGAGCGGGATGTGTTGGCCTGCTTGGGAGAAGGACTGTCCAATGCGGACATCGCCGCTCGGCTGCACCTGGCGGAGGCGACGGTGAAGAGCTACGTGTCGCGGATGCTGGTGAA